The sequence below is a genomic window from Silvanigrella paludirubra.
CATTGCTGTTTTAGAAAAGAACCCAACATTTGGAGTAGAAACTTCATCAAGAAATAGTGAAGTTATTCATGCTGGAATATATTATAAAAAAGATTCACTTAAAGCGAAATATTGTAAATTAGGAAGAGAAATGATTTACGATATATGTAAAAAAAATTCGATTCCATTTAATAAATGCGGTAAATTTATTATAATAAATAACGATGAACAGTATTCAAAGCTTATTCAAATAAAAGAAAATGCTTTTTATAATGAAGTAAATTTAAAATATTTAGATAAAAGAGAATTGTCTAAAATAGAAAATTTATCCCATTTTACTGGAGCATTATGGTCACCTGATACGGGTATATTAGATAGTCATTCCTTAATGAAATATTTGGAACAATCTGCAATTGAAAATAATGTACATTTTGTATATAAAAGCTCTTTTCATAAAATGATAGATATGAATAGAGATGCTTATTTAATTGAAATATTAGATGAAAATTATAAACCATATCATATTAAATGTCGAAATTTTATTAATTCTGCTGGATTAAATTCTGATAAAGTAGCAAAATCTTGTGGTATTAAAGATAATTTCAAAATAAAACCTTGTCGTGGTCGTTATTTTTCACTAAGCTACAAATATAAAAATTATTTTAAAAATTTAATTTACCCTTTACCAGATCCAATGGGAGGTTTAGGAACACATATTACATTTGATCTTAATGGTAAATTAAAATTAGGCCCCGATATTGATTGGTCATTTTCTGAAACTCATGAAGCTACAGATATTGATCTTTATAAAATAAATCAAAATGATTTATTATGCCAAGATAAATTTTTAGAATCTGGAAAAAAGTTAATTCCATCTCTTAAGACTGAAGATATCTATCCTGATTATGTAGGTGTAAGACCAAAGTTATTTGTTGATAATAATCTTTATGAAGATTTTTTAATTAAAGAAATAACAAATGATAATTTATTTTCTATTCATTTATTAGGAATTGAATCCCCTGGCCTGACTTCCGCTTTAGCAATTGGAAATGAAATTTCTTTAAAAATAAATTAAAATATTTTTTAAAATATATTGGATTTAATTAAAAAAATATGAAATATTAAATTTCTTTTGTTAGAGTTCTTCTTCTTTTTTATTTTTATATTAAAAATTTTTAAGGAAAATGTTATGGCTTGGGTTTATTTATTTTTAGCAGGACTTTTTGAAATTGTTTGGGCTGTTTCGTTAAAAAATATTGATGGTTTATCTAAGCCGTTACCTATAATTGTAACTATTGTGGGAATGGCAATTAGTTTTACTTTTTTATCTTTAGCGCTTAAAAATTTGCCTATAGGAACGGCATATGCAATTTGGACTGGAATTGGTGCCGTAGGTGTTGCTATTTATGGCATAATAATGTTAGGGGAATCCGCTAATTTAATAAGAATTATTTGTTTGTTATTGATTGTTAGCGGAATAATAGGTCTAAAACTTTCAACAAAATAAAATTATTTTACATTATCAATAGGGAAAGGATATTTCTCTTTTTCTATTAATTTCTTAGCTACATTTTTAATGACATCATCATGGTTGGCCTTTAAATTATAAACGCTTTGATTCACTCTTGCTTTAGCGTCACGAATAATAAGTTTTGCCATTGCTAATTCTGTTTCGTTTTTTTCAGGTCCACCATGTTTTTCTATTACAGAATTGATGCGAGCTAACACAGCAGCTATTAAGTAGGTATCAATCGCAATATCAGCAAGTCTTGCCAACTGAAGTTGTTCATCAATTAATTTATGACCATAATTTCGAATTAATTTTGAAGATGCATTTGCTAAAGCATGAGTTGCTGATGAGAGCCTTTCACATTCTTTTTCTAAAGCTGGGTGAAAACCTTCCAATCTTTCAGCAATAACACTTTTTTTCACTTCACTAAAAGCAAACTCAGATAAAAATCCTATTTTTCCAATTGCATTATTTAAAAAGTCTAAATTTTTTGTACTTTGTAAAGATTGTAATTCTTTTCCTAATCGTTGATATTGCGAAGCAGTTTCTTTAAGTCCTGTCATAGCAATAAATAATCTTAATATTTCATTAGTACCTTCGAAAATAAGCCCAATACGCCCATCTCTCAATTTTCTTTCAATTCCGTATTCAACCATATAGCCATTCCCGCCATGAATCTGCATAGCGGTATTTATCGTTTTCCAACCAACTTCAGTAACAAATACTTTGCAAATTGCAGCTTCTATACTGTAATCTGTATCTCCAGAATCAACTAAATTTGTTGCAAAGTAAGTTACAGATTCCGAGGCATATATATACATTGCCATATCGGAAAGCATGGATTGAACAAGTCCAAAATCAGAAATAGAGTGGCCAAAAGCTTTTCTATTTTTTGTATAAGTTATGCTTTCATCCATTAATGATTTCATGGCTCCAAGAGCGCCACCAGCAAGCCCCATTCGACCTTGATTTAAAATTCCCATTGCAATTTTAAATCCATCACCAGGTTTACCTAATATATTTTCTGCTGGAACTTTTACATCTTTAAAAAAGACTTCAACAGTTGAAGATGCTTTTATTCCTAATTTAAGTTCTTCTGATCCATGAGTAACTCCGCCCATATCTCTTGTTACGATAAAAGCTGTTATTTTATCCTCACCATTAATTTCTTCTTTCGCAAAAACTGTGAAAAAATCAGCAAATCCACCATTTGTTATCCATAATTTTGATCCATTGATAATATAATGATCGCCTTGTTTAACCGCACGAGTTTTAATTCCAGCCGCATCAGAACCAGCAGTAGGTTCCGTTAATGCGAATGAAGCTATCATTTCACCTGTGGCGAGTTTTGGCATATACTTCGCTTTTTGTTTTTCATTTCCGTAAAGATACAAACCTTTTAAGCCAATTGAGCTATGAGCGCCTGCTGTTAAGGTAACTGAAGCGTCGTGTTTATTTAGTAATTCAAGAGTTC
It includes:
- a CDS encoding NAD(P)/FAD-dependent oxidoreductase, whose translation is MNSEIYVDTVVIGSGILGLSIAYYISKKFPNMTIAVLEKNPTFGVETSSRNSEVIHAGIYYKKDSLKAKYCKLGREMIYDICKKNSIPFNKCGKFIIINNDEQYSKLIQIKENAFYNEVNLKYLDKRELSKIENLSHFTGALWSPDTGILDSHSLMKYLEQSAIENNVHFVYKSSFHKMIDMNRDAYLIEILDENYKPYHIKCRNFINSAGLNSDKVAKSCGIKDNFKIKPCRGRYFSLSYKYKNYFKNLIYPLPDPMGGLGTHITFDLNGKLKLGPDIDWSFSETHEATDIDLYKINQNDLLCQDKFLESGKKLIPSLKTEDIYPDYVGVRPKLFVDNNLYEDFLIKEITNDNLFSIHLLGIESPGLTSALAIGNEISLKIN
- the sugE gene encoding quaternary ammonium compound efflux SMR transporter SugE; this encodes MAWVYLFLAGLFEIVWAVSLKNIDGLSKPLPIIVTIVGMAISFTFLSLALKNLPIGTAYAIWTGIGAVGVAIYGIIMLGESANLIRIICLLLIVSGIIGLKLSTK
- a CDS encoding acyl-CoA dehydrogenase family protein, translating into MSENTKFSFMKNIFNGHIPEKSLHHFPFFNTHRENDYMLMANSINDWMKQNVDSMKFDQEKKLPSDIIKGMKEMGLFGLIIPEAFGGSEFTQTLYTRTLELLNKHDASVTLTAGAHSSIGLKGLYLYGNEKQKAKYMPKLATGEMIASFALTEPTAGSDAAGIKTRAVKQGDHYIINGSKLWITNGGFADFFTVFAKEEINGEDKITAFIVTRDMGGVTHGSEELKLGIKASSTVEVFFKDVKVPAENILGKPGDGFKIAMGILNQGRMGLAGGALGAMKSLMDESITYTKNRKAFGHSISDFGLVQSMLSDMAMYIYASESVTYFATNLVDSGDTDYSIEAAICKVFVTEVGWKTINTAMQIHGGNGYMVEYGIERKLRDGRIGLIFEGTNEILRLFIAMTGLKETASQYQRLGKELQSLQSTKNLDFLNNAIGKIGFLSEFAFSEVKKSVIAERLEGFHPALEKECERLSSATHALANASSKLIRNYGHKLIDEQLQLARLADIAIDTYLIAAVLARINSVIEKHGGPEKNETELAMAKLIIRDAKARVNQSVYNLKANHDDVIKNVAKKLIEKEKYPFPIDNVK